Genomic window (Spirosoma sp. KCTC 42546):
GGCCAGTTCATTATAAAAAGGAATGGCCAGCCGGAATAAAAGAAAGGCGACTAAAGCGGCTACCAGCGTCAGAATGAATGATTCGCCCAGGAACTGCTTGATTAGCTGATCTTTGCGGGCGCCTAATGCCTTTCGAACACCCACTTCTTTCATTCGGTTAAATGCCTGAGCCGTGGCCATATTGATGAAATTCACCGATGCCAATAGTAGGATAAACAGGGCCGCTATGGAAAAAACGTAGACGTACGTAATGTCACTGTTCGGCCCCATTTCTTTTTCCAACTTCGAGTGCAGGTGAATGTCTGTAATGGGTTGGATAGGCGTTCTTCGGGTTGTCAGAATTTCTTTCCTGGTTTCGCCTGTAACCTCATAGAATTTTACCATGAAGTCTGGCATTCGTGCTTCTACATCCGCACGTGAGGCACTGTTATTCAGTACGACGTAATTATAAAAGCCCGCCCAATCTCTTCGTACCAGACCACTTTTGTCGGTAGAGTTATAATAGGTGGACATAGAAATCAGGTAATCGAACTGCAAATGCGTTGGGAACGAATAGGGTTTTATGACGCCCGTAACGGTTAGTAGGCGTTTGTCAAGATCATCCTGAATTTGTTTGCCCAAGGGATTTTCATTGCCGAAGTATTTGGTTGCCATCGCTTCACTGAGTACAATGGCGTCGATCTGTTTGAGGGCTGTTCGTGGGTCACCTGTCACAAACGAAAGGTCGAATACATCCACCACGGTCGAATCGGCATAATATCCGCTTTTCTCCTCGAACTGCTTTGGCGTTCCGCCTGATGGTACATAGCTGAACACCCGATCGGGGTAAGGTCGATGAAAGCGGGCAACGCTCTGAATGCCAGGGATTGCCTTTTGCATTTCTACTCCCAAAATGGGCGATGTAGCGGCCCATTGCCGACTTTTCTTGTCAATATTTTCCGAGGTGATTCTGAAAATCCGGTCTGCTTTTGAAAACCCTTTATCATAGCTTAGCTCTTCCCGTACATGAAGAATCATCAACAGGCTACAAGCCAGTCCTAAGGCCAGTCCGGTTATCGTAAGCGTACTGTTTAGTTTGTAGCGAAGTACATTTCGCCAGGCGATAGTGAGATAGTTGCTCAGCATAGCAGTTGTTGTTGGGTTTGGATACTCTCCGAAGCGTCCGATCGTTGACTTTCTATTAATTGCAAATGGCTTGATAAACCCCAGTACATCCCACCAGTAACGCCATCGTGCCCGGCGTTCGCCAATTCGCCCGACTTGCCAGATGAACTCCTCATGCAAGTCCCCCTGCACTTCCTCCAGCCGGTGGGGGGCGCAGAAGAAGCGGAGCAGGCGGTCAGCTAAACGGGGCGGGGTCATAATGGGTAATGAATAATGGATAATGAGTAATTAAGGGGTGTGACCATGATCGTTCTGGGCATCATTCGTTATCCATTGTTCCTTATCCATTACGCACTTATTCTGACCGAAGGGAGCGAACCGGGTTCATTAATGCAGCTTTGATGCTTTGAAAACCGACTGTTGCCAGCGCAATCAGGACGGATAGCATACCGGCCAGCGCGAACATCCACCACTCAATGTCGATCTTGTAAGCAAAGCCCTGCAACCACTGATTCATTGCCCACCAGGCTAATGGCGACGCAATTAGAATGGCGATGGCAACTGGTTTTAGAAAGTCCTGCGAGAGTAGGCCAACAATACTACCAACCGATGCGCCCAGCACTTTGCGAACACCAATCTCTTTGGTGCGCTGCTCGGCAGTGAAGGTGGCCAATCCGAACAGGCCCA
Coding sequences:
- a CDS encoding permease prefix domain 2-containing transporter; protein product: MTPPRLADRLLRFFCAPHRLEEVQGDLHEEFIWQVGRIGERRARWRYWWDVLGFIKPFAINRKSTIGRFGEYPNPTTTAMLSNYLTIAWRNVLRYKLNSTLTITGLALGLACSLLMILHVREELSYDKGFSKADRIFRITSENIDKKSRQWAATSPILGVEMQKAIPGIQSVARFHRPYPDRVFSYVPSGGTPKQFEEKSGYYADSTVVDVFDLSFVTGDPRTALKQIDAIVLSEAMATKYFGNENPLGKQIQDDLDKRLLTVTGVIKPYSFPTHLQFDYLISMSTYYNSTDKSGLVRRDWAGFYNYVVLNNSASRADVEARMPDFMVKFYEVTGETRKEILTTRRTPIQPITDIHLHSKLEKEMGPNSDITYVYVFSIAALFILLLASVNFINMATAQAFNRMKEVGVRKALGARKDQLIKQFLGESFILTLVAALVAFLLFRLAIPFYNELAAKSLRFGQLFTASNALLLVLLIGLISLIAGFYPALFISNFDPVNALKGKKSQFSSVTLVRKGLIVFQFSVSVFMIFSTIVVYRQMKFFQTKDLGFDQDQVVAVKLYGRDMWDKANTIQQEFQKNSAITNVARISTLPGDRFGTDMLTPLGKSEDASQLRFMWADENTLSVLQIGLKAGRNFVRNANTAHFPIILNEAAAKALKLDSPIGKKAVSLGDTGEIVGIVNDFHFASLHTTVDPLVIVQHPGQANYFLLKIKGHKLDETLQFAQATLARLSPGSLFIYTFLDEKMARLYDSEKRVGNVLNVFAIFAMFISCLGLFGLSAYAAQVRTKEVGIRKVLGATVAGIIVLLSSDFLRLVLIATILAFPLAWWATSRWLQDFAYSIPIEWWMFALTGLLTIAVAVLTISFQSIRAALMNPVRSLRSE